The genomic DNA TTGATGATACCTTCTCACGTCCTCCTTTCCCCATTATGGTTTATTCCTTTGTTCGTCTCTCCCGtcgtatttttctttttgtttttttttttttacggtaCGGGAgagaattagagagagagaaagagaaagtgaaaCGAGAGAGAAAAGTTAATTAGTTTTGAAGAATGGTTGTAGAGAGATTTTCAGTGGAATAATTTGCGGGCTTTTCTTAACTATAATCAGTCATTTTTAtcctttcaatttttaaatgctttttgattttatttttttgaattttggttttccGTCTATAATTGGATGGGGCGTTTTGTAACTTATTTGaagtttgtttctttagatGTTTATCATAATGCTTTAATTGAAGTATTGTTTCATCCGTACAGTCTCAAAAAAATGTGCGGATCACGTAAAATAATGTCATGCGTTTGCCTCTTCCTTTGTATGTGTCGTCGATTGTAATTTTGTAAGGGAAATGAGTTTGTACAAACGAACGTAGGAGAATCTAAAGCACTGAGGATTCATGCTCAAATAGTCAAATGAGCTTAATtatgaaagaaatataaaactgaTTTAAATGAGGAATCGTCGTAAAAGCTTGATATAAAATCAGTTTTAATCTTCGTAAGGAGATTTATTGTTGCAAAGAAACTAAATGAGGAATGACTAATTGAAGAACACCAAGCTTAGTAAATCTTTGATTGAAAAAGATTAAGAAAGAGAGTTGGTTTAAGTGACGATTCCCTAGGTTATCTTACATTGATGTAACTACTATGACTATGAAATATGAGTTGATATAAAGATTGGTGCAACAACTACTATCCAATTGTTTACAAGTAGAGactcataaattttgttttagaacaTCACTATATACCAAGACCTGTTTCAGCACACAGTCTTGAATCTTGCAGAATCTTGCAGACCCTCTTGCTTTTAATTCCATTAAAGACTTCCATATTGAACAGTGGTAAGATCATACTGTCCAGGGATAAGGATTAGGAGTAACAGAATAAACTTGCAGAAGCGTGTCGATAGCATCAACAATAAGGTAAAATTTGTGATGTCTTGCTTAGTGGCTTGGCTCACACACTTTGCTCCTTAAAATTACTGAATTTCTGGTTATCCAATCAAAACCGGTATACGTAATGGATGGGAAGTTCATTTGCCCGTCTATACAACACGGACCCACGTGCCACCACACATGGGGCAGCAGTAAACCCAACGGCTGGTCCACCAGGTTTCTCGTTCATTCGGATTTGACTGCTTCGAAGCACCCGGTGAAGCAAATGCAGATGTCTGCCTTAGACATCTTATACACTGCNGAATTTCTGGTTATCCAATCAAAACCGGTATACGTAGTGGATGGGAAGTTCATTTGCCCGTCTATACAACACGGACCCACGTGCCACCACACATGGGGCAGCAGTAAACCCAACGGCTGGTCCACCAGGTTTCTCGTTCATTCGGATTTGACTGCTTCGAAGCACCCGGTGAAGCAAATGCAGATGTCTGCCTTAGACATCTTATACACTGCAATAAGAACGACAATCATGTTACTAAAGTGTGAGTCGTGTGACAAAAGAATTTTTCTCACATTACAACTGTAAAGAAATGTTCAGGGAAATATATGGGAGTAACCTTGTACCAAACTCCATCAAGACCAGTTTTCCATGTCGCGGTGACAACATCCCTACGAGAACCCATGATTCCAAGATATGCACCCAAACCCACAGAAGTGTTTGAACCAAAAGCTGCATCTCTTTCAGACATCCTGCGTTTTCTTGGCCAAAGACTATGGACTCTGTTGTATCCCTCAGATACTTCGGAAAAGCTTGTATCAGGCAGATCTAAGGTACTCAGCTTCGAAGCATCGTCGGTTGGGACCATATCGTCGGGCCCTGATCCAGGGCCACCAAACAAATTTCTCCTATGCCATTCTTCGGAAGGCGGATGAAGCTCTAATTCTCGAAGTAGAAGACCAGCAGCATCAGCTCCTCTTGGGCGAGGCATGTTCTGTTTTTACAGCAAATTATCTTATGAGAAACCAGAAATAgatatctaaaaattatatttcatcTCGTAGTTGACCAAATAGCACTAACAAGAAGAAACATAGCTTCAATATTGTTGCTGTAAAACACAGAATACCTGCATATGTGGTCCAAGAGCTGCTTCTACCACCTCGGGCAACACAGTGTAATTTCCATCAATATAATGCAGTCGAACTTGGATGTTTCCACTACCTACCTGAGAGCCAGGTAAGGGATGCGCAAGACCAGATGTTCGCTTGCAGAGATCCATTAGTATATGGAAAAGAACTCTCACCTAGAAGTTCAGAAGTATACCTTGTCATTACCCATATTGTACCATTAACATGGCAATGTTTTCATCGTTTCAAAATCTACGAAGACTATCATATTCACTCAGTTTAAATCTCCACCAAACTAACGAGGGTTCCCATTATCTTACCCATACTGATCAGATTAAGCCACTACTCttaagtaaaaaacaaaatggttCCACGGATAATTGTATAAGAGTAAAGAGGACACAGGAATACAGGTGCCAACCTCCTCAAAAGTATATCCTTGACCGGCATTCCCAGAACCCATCTTTGTTGTACGAGCAGAATTTTCGTCAATCCCTTTCACTCCAGCACCCAACTGGGAACCCCGGAATCCTTGGGCTTCCTCTATCCTGTTCAAGGCCGGAGTTGGTTTAGCAGAGTTGACCTCTTCCAACTTGCTGGTAGCACCCGTTTGAAGTTTTTGTGAACTAACATCAGCATTTCGCTGGGGAAATCGTGACAACCGCTGGAAATAACAGAAGAGCAACAGCTGGCATAACCGATGAAGGAAATGACAGTCCCCAATGAGTCGAACAGCAGGCGTTCCTGGAAATGTTCCTGTATTGATGCTTATTGGCATGAAGGTAGCTGAACCACTGATTGGATTTGNNNNNNNNNNNNNNNNNNNNNNNNNNNNNNNNNNNNNNNNNNNNNNNNNNNNNNNNNNNNNNNNNNNNNNNNNNNNNNNNNNNNNNNNNNNNNNNNNNNNNNNNNNNNNNNNNNNNNNNNNNNNNNNNNNNNNNNNNNNNNNNNNNNNNNNNNNNNNNNNNNNNNNNNNNNNNNNNNNNNNNNNNNNNNNNNNNNNNNNNNNNNNNNNNNNNNNNNNNNNNNNNNNNNNNNNNNNNNNNNNNNNNNNNNNNNNNNNNNNNNNNNNNNNNNNNNNNNNNNNNNNNNNNNNNNNNNNNNNNNNNNNNNNNNNNNNNNNNNNNNNNNNNNNNNNNNNNNNNNNNNNNNNNNNNNNNNNNNNNNNNNNNNNNNNNNNNNNNNNNNNNNNNNNNNNNNNNNNNNNNNNNNNNNNNNNNNNNNNNNNNNNNNNNNNNNNNNNNNNNNNNNNNNNNNNNNNNNNNNNNNNNNNNNNNNNNNNNNNNNNNNNNNNNNNNNNNNNNNNNNNNNNNNNNNNNNNNNNNNNNNNNNNNNNNNNNNNNNNNNNNNNNNNNNNNNNNNNNNNNNNNNNNNNNNNNNNNNNNNNNNNNNNNNNNNNNNNNNNNNNNNNNNNNNNNNNNNNNNNNNNNNNNNNNNNNNNNNNNNNNNNNNNNNNNNNNNNNNNNNNNNNNNNNNNNNNNNNNNNNNNNNNNNNNNNNNNNNNNNNNNNNNNNNNNNNNNNNNNNNNNNNNNNNNNNNNNNNNNNNNNNNNNNNNNNNNNNNNNNNNNNNNNNNNNNNNNNNNNNNNNNNNNNNNNNNNNNNNNNNNNNNNNNNNNNNNNNNNNNNNNNNNNNNNNNNNNNNNNNNNNNNNNNNNNNNNNNNNNNNNNNNNNNNNNNNNNNNNNNNNNNNNNNNNNNNNNNNNNNNNNNNNNNNNNNNNNNNNNNNNNNNNNNNNNNNNNNNNNNNNNNNNNNNNNNNNNNNNNNNNNNNNNNNNNNNNNNNNNNNNNNNNNNNNNNNNNNNNNNNNNNNNNNNNNNNNNNNNNNNNNNNNNNNNNNNNNNNNNNNNNNNNNNNNNNNNNNNNNNNNNNNNNNNNNNNNNNNNNNNNNNNNNNNNNNNNNNNNNNNNNNNNNNNNNNNNNNNNNNNNNNNNNNNNNNNNNNNNNNNNNNNNNNNNNNNNNNNNNNNNNNNNNNNNNNNNNNNNNNNNNNNNNNNNNNNNNNNNNNNNNNNNNNNNNNNNNNNNNNNNNNNNNNNNNNNNNNNNNNNNNNNNNNNNNNNNNNNNNNNNNNNNNNNNNNNNNNNNNNNNNNNNNNNNNNNNNNNNNNNNNNNNNNNNNNNNNNNNNNNNNNNNNNNNNNNNNNNNNNNNNNNNNNNNNNNNNNNNNNNNNNNNNNNNNNNNNNNNNNNNNNNNNNNNNNNNNNNNNNNNNNNNNNNNNNNNNNNNNNNNNNNNNNNNNNNNNNNNNNNNNNNNNNNNNNNNNNNNNNNNNNNNNNNNNNNNNNNNNNNNNNNNNNNNNNNNNNNNNNNNNNNNNNNNNNNNNNNNNNNNNNNNNNNNNNNNNNNNNNNNNNNNNNNNNNNNNNNNNNNNNNNNNNNNNNNNNNNNNNNNNNNNNNNNNNNNNNNNNNNNNNNNNNNNNNNNNNNNNNNNNNNNNNNNNNNNNNNNNNNNNNNNNNNNNNNNNNNNNNNNNNNNNNNNNNNNNNNNNNNNNNNNNNNNNNNNNNNNNNNNNNNNNNNNNNNNNNNNNNNNNNNNNNNNNNNNNNNNNNNNNNNNNNNNNNNNNNNNNNNTTCCACGGATAATTGTATAAGAGTAAAGAGGACACAGGAATACAGGTGCCAACCTCCTCAAAAGTATATCCTTGACCGGCATTCCCAGAACCCATCTTTGTTGTACGAGCAGAATTTTCGTCAATCCCTTTCACTCCAGCACCCAACTGGGAACCCCGGAATCCTTGGGCTTCCTCTATCCTGTTCAAGGCCGGAGTTGGTTTAGCAGAGTTGACCTCTTCCAACTTGCTGGTAGCACCCGTTTGAAGTTTTTGTGAACTAACATCAGCATTTCGCTGGGGAAATCGTGACAACCGCTGGAAATAACAGAAGAGCAACAGCTGGCATAACCGGTGAAGGAAATGACAGTCCCCAATGAGTCGAACAGCAGGCGTTCCTGGAAATGTTCCTGTATTGATGCTTATTGGCATGAAGTTAGCTGAACCACTGATTGGATTTGCAGTAGGGTTTGATACTCCATCATTCGAGCTACTAATTTTCGCTATGGCACCCTGCATCCAAGCTTGCATATGTGTGCTTCCGCTGGAATTTGTAGTAGTCGTAGTAGGTTGGCCTGCTGCATGATATAGTTACTCGTCAGAAAAACTGTACATATAAGAGTTGGGATATACCTCAACTGCATCCTAGAAGAGATATGCCAAGTCCAACAAAAAAGATAGCCAGTTGTACCTCCCATAACGTACGTAGAAAAATAGCTGGACAGTACGCTATTGTTTACAGAGATGACGAATATCTAGACTTCAGAAGCTCATCTCATATTCATTAATTCTAGAACAAAACCTGTGATTCCTATAATTACCAACTCGCAAGGGAATGAAAATTTCTACCGCTATGCCATTCAACCCCCCTCTTGTCATGCTGGAGCAAATTAGACACGAAAATTTCAATGGCATACTCACCCTGAGTTGTTGCAGGAGATGATGCATTTTGCGTGGGAGTGGTAACTACGTTGCGATTACTGCCAGTTCCAGCAGAAGCAGCATGGCTCGCAAGAGTCCGACAAAAACTCGCATAGCGCCTTAAACGTGTAATGAAATGAGAAGCAAGATCAAGAACAGCATCTACATAAGCCTGTAAAAGAAGCGGAAAAGGAATTAAGAGTACAGAAAATTTTGCAACAGGAACCAAANNNNNNNNNNNNNNNNNNNNNNNNNNNNNNNNNNNNNNNNNNNNNNNNNNNNNNNNNNNNNNNNNNNNNNNNNNNNNNNNNNNNNNNNNNNNNNNNNNNNNNNNNNNNNNNNNNNNNNNNNNNNNNNNNNNNNNNNNNNNNNNNNNNNNNNNNNNNNNNNNNNNNNNNNNNNNNNNNNNNNNNNNNNNNNNNNNNNNNNNNNNNNNNNNNNNNNNNNNNNNNNNNNNNNNNNNNNNNNNNNNNNNNNNNNNNNNNNNNNNNNNNNNNNNNNNNNNNNNNNNNNNNNNNNNNNNNNNNNNNNNNNNNNNNNNNNNNNNNNNNNNNNNNNNNNNNNNNNNNNNNNNNNNNNNNNNNNNNNNNNNNNNNNNNNNNNNNNNNNNNNNNNNNNNNNNNNNNNNNNNNNNNNNNNNNNNNNNNNNNNNNNNNNNNNNNNNNNNNNNNNNNNNNNNNNNNNNNNNNNNNNNNNNNNNNNNNNNNNNNNNNNNNNNNNNNNNNNNNNNNNNNNNNNNNNNNNNNNNNNNNNNNNNNNNNNNNNNNNNNNNNNNNNNNNNNNNNNNNNNNNNNNNNNNNNNNNNNNNNNNNNNNNNNNNNNNNNNNNNNNNNNNNNNNNNNNNNNNNNNNNNNNNNNNNNNNNNNNNNNNNNNNNNNNNNNNNNNNNNNNNNNNNNNNNNNNNNNNNNNNNNNNNNNNNNNNNNNNNNNNNNNNNNNNNNNNNNNNNNNNNNNNNNNNNNNNNNNNNNNNNNNNNNNNNNNNNNNNNNNNNNNNNNNNNNNNNNNNNNNNNNNNNNNNNNNNNNNNNNNNNNNNNNNNNNNNNNNNNNNNNNNNNNNNNNNNNNNNNNNNNNNNNNNNNNNNNNNNNNNNNNNNNNNNNNNNNNNNNNNNNNNNNNNNNNNNNNNNNNNNNNNNNNNNNNNNNNNNNNNNNNNNNNNNNNNNNNNNNNNNNNNNNNNNNNNNNNNNNNNNNNNNNNNNNNNNNNNNNNNNNNNNNNNNNNNNNNNNNNNNNNNNNNNNNNNNNNNNNNNNNNNNNNNNNNNNNNNNNNNNNNNNNNNNNNNNNNNNNNNNNNNNNNNNNNNNNNNNNNNNNNNNNNNNNNNNNNNNNNNNNNNNNNNNNNNNNNNNNNNNNNNNNNNNNNNNNNNNNNNNNNNNNNNNNNNNNNNNNNNNNNNNNNNNNNNNNNNNNNNNNNNNNNNNNNNNNNNNNNNNNNNNNNNNNNNNNNNNNNNNNNNNNNNNNNNNNNNNNNNNNNNNNNNNNNNNNNNNNNNNNNNNNNNNNNNNNNNNNNNNNNNNNNNNNNNNNNNNNNNNNNNNNNNNNNNNNNNNNNNNNNNNNNNNNNNNNNNNNNNNNNNNNNNNNNNNNNNNNNNNNNNNNNNNNNNNNNNNNNNNNNNNNNNNNNNNNNNNNNNNNNNNNNNNNNNNNNNNNNNNNTCCAtatatcataaaagaaaaaacctagAACATGATCCTTAGACGTGGAGGCAGAGATACCTGAATACTTGAAACAAGAGCAGGATCAACAGCCATTGCCTCAGGATTGATGCCTGATATTGTCTCCCCATCTGCTCGCCATGGCTCAAAAACCAACGCCGAAGGGTTCACAAGAGCTGATTCAATTCCTTTGCCAAGCATGTCCAACAACAACCTTGCTTGCATATCTAAAACCATTGCACGAACTTCTTGAGCATTGGTTCCTTCAAGTAACCGACATTTGATCCTGTCAAGGTTCTGAAAACCATAAAAACGCAACTTATTACCAAACAGTGCAACCAACCTAAATGGAAAGAAcgcaaaattaattaaataaataaaaacacaaagaaccGCAATAGACTGCCAAGATTTTGTTCAGCGTCTAAGAATCAGTCAATCAGATGCATTGCATCCATATTGGCTACTCATATAATCCAATATCAGATTAACTACAGGCagtttctttatttaaaaaaaaatgtggcttGATAAAAGAACAGATGAACGGTCTGAACAGATTCCCAAATAGGCTCTGCATGCTCATGGAATAGAGTAGCTTTATTATAAAAACccagatgaaaaaaaaagaacaagcagaaaaaaaagttttataaagaCATAATGGACGGTCCGCGATGCAAACAGTTCAGACATTTAGAAatgagaaaagataaaagagttgGTACGGGTTTAGGAAAACATACAGGTCCATATTGTTGTCTGTGCTGCGTTGAAGGAAGGGAGTGGAAATCAGCATCCATGACAGCAATCACGCTGTTCAGTGAAACTGTAatcatcaagaaaaagaaacacatcATCCGATGCTTCCAGCCGTATATTATTCAAACAAGACAGTATAACATTTGAACCACTATGCTCCTTAAAGGTTATATCACTCAAAGCTAAGTTtaaaacaagattaaaaaaaaaaaagagaaaaggttCTTTGAACGATACTCAGCCATTAAAAACCAGAACTTATTCCGAAGCTAAAATATAAACGATCATTttctaagaaaatttaaatacaaCGGCTGTTCCATAACTACAGATCAACTCATTTATGACTGTAGATAATAAAATACCATTCAAATCAAGATTCTTAGCACTAAAGTATACCTATCCCATCTTCTGCAGCACTCTGTGTACAGCCAACTGCATCCCACCAATCAACTCCGACCAAAAGACTCCACCAgaatctgttaaaaaaaaatgcggAGTCATATCTCAAGTCACTATATAAGTTCCTTTGCAAGCGGACGCGGTAGACAATATATACCAGATATTACATACCTCTCAGCAATTGCACGCTCCCATGTCGATTGATCAACCTTTGATTGGTTACGTGGAAGAGCAGGAGGAAGAACACGGATGATTTTCAACATTGTGCAGTCCTTACCAGCATCATGCCATACAGACGCCGAACAACAGCTTGTTGGAGAAAATGCGGGAGCAGCAATTGCAGATCCAAcatttatttgatagttttcaACGGGTGAAAATGTTGGACCAGAAAAGATATGAACTCCACCACGAAGAAAAGCAATCGCAATTTCACCACCATGAGCAGAATAGACAATCCGCGCCAGCGTACGAATATCACTTGGCAAATCAAAAGGATCAAAAACAACCTTGTTAGCCTTGTAATCACCAGAATCAGGCTCCTTTTGTGCATCCACACTTGGTCCTGCTGCAGCTACTTGATGATTCTTAAAATCTTGAGTCGGTGGTATGCTCATATCCACTCTGGATACCCAGACAGTTTGTGTGGGGACCTGTCCACCAAAATTAGAAGTTGGATTTCCAAATATCTGATGCAGTACAACAGGTTGGACACTAGATTCCCAGCGCTGTACTCTCCAGCCTGTGATTGAGGGACCTTCATCAGGATCATACGGAGACATGTACTGCCCTGCAGACGCAATCAATTAGCATTTATTCTAAACAACAGATTGAAGCCGGTTcaccaccaacaacaaaaaaaaaaaaaacgagatatGAGCATTTCTATATGGTTCGCCAACAACTCAATGCAAACCGGAAAATGTTTATTCTATCATGGAAACTGTATGAGGTTCAGAGAGGGATACAAACAATACCTTCAACAATAACAACTGCTATCACTGACCCACCACGAGTTGGATCAAAAGCAACAGCAGTAACTCCTGATCCCCATGTTGTGGTTGCTGCAGACTGAGCTGCAGCCTCTGGACTTACATAAGCAGAAAAATTGGATACCGGTGAGCAACTTAGCAATATAGCATCACTAGAATCTTGATTTGTATGCTTCTTCCCTTGCTTTATCTCAGATATCAAATATTCTTGCCAGCTGAACAAGTAAGCAGCTAAAGGAGCAAAGCCTgtccaagaagaagaactaaGGGATGGTGGCACACGACTGCCTGTAGAGATTTTTGGAGTTGCCTGAAGTCCATTTCCAGGGCCAGGGGTCACCTCCCATACTACAATTGTTGAGGGGTTTACGATTGGAACTCCTGCTACATGCATGGCACCACTGTCCGTTATAATAGCATCAGCAGCCATTATTCCACTAGGTCCTGCACCTAAAAGACCTTTCTTTGTACTAAACCACTTTGGTGTAGTGCCTCCCTGGTTAGAAGGCCACTGGGACCAATGAAGTTGAACAGATCCGGATGAGAAAACAGAGCATACACAGAGAAAGTTGGGCCACCGAGCTGCAATAAATGATCAAAATCAGAACCGTCACAGAATGTGGAGGAAAATGCACTAACGTCATATCATGTTGCATTGATCTTGACACATATAAATAcacacatatattatatatatatgtatgtatgtcaAAGAGACTGACATAATTAAGTGCATAGTTCTAACTTCTAAATATATGTCAAAAATGAGCCATGAAAGGTGAGTAGAAGTAAACCTGAGCTTTCAGAGTTCTGCGAGAGAAATTTCTCCTCGAAAGTTGACTTTGCATTCGTACCAGAACTTGGCTTGGAGGACAACCACCTATACTGATTTTCAatatagaaaaaacaaacagaataaATTCACTAGGATAAAACTAGAGCAGTAAACCAGGTGGCcagaaaaaatatcatattcgCCCTTCAGAACATATACTCAGCAATGGCAGTATCATCTATCCGTTACTCATTCCTTATGTGTTCATGCCGATCATTATAGAAATGCAAATTGGAAGATCTTTTAGAAGTCTAGTAATTTCGCAAAACAGAGAGTTGGGATTTCCAGGAAGCAGTGGTTTCTCCATCTCcgttatttaatttaataaactcgTGAATCGTGAATGCACAAACATGTCATGCATATGAGATAGAATGGCagataagtaaaacttaaattaCATACTGGAGAAGCCCCCGTCAGCCACTTTGTAACAACGGCAATGTCCTGACGCCATTCATGCTCACACTGCCAGGAGGTAGCATCGTGCACTAGATT from Camelina sativa cultivar DH55 chromosome 2, Cs, whole genome shotgun sequence includes the following:
- the LOC104716336 gene encoding mediator of RNA polymerase II transcription subunit 16 isoform X2, yielding MNQQQIPEEEVSLGNNNGGDIETPASSKVEEEEVEVEQNQEETVSTDPIEEKSLENPSEAEKEEDSSSNNNMEVDPVSPAIVFCVKLKQPNSNLLHKMSVPELCRNFSAVAWCGKLNAIACASETCARIPSSKANPPFWIPIHIMIPERPTECAVFNVVAESPRDSVQFIEWSPTSCPRALLIANFHGRITIWTQPTQGSANLVHDATSWQCEHEWRQDIAVVTKWLTGASPYRWLSSKPSSGTNAKSTFEEKFLSQNSESSARWPNFLCVCSVFSSGSVQLHWSQWPSNQGGTTPKWFSTKKGLLGAGPSGIMAADAIITDSGAMHVAGVPIVNPSTIVVWEVTPGPGNGLQATPKISTGSRVPPSLSSSSWTGFAPLAAYLFSWQEYLISEIKQGKKHTNQDSSDAILLSCSPVSNFSAYVSPEAAAQSAATTTWGSGVTAVAFDPTRGGSVIAVVIVEGQYMSPYDPDEGPSITGWRVQRWESSVQPVVLHQIFGNPTSNFGGQVPTQTVWVSRVDMSIPPTQDFKNHQVAAAGPSVDAQKEPDSGDYKANKVVFDPFDLPSDIRTLARIVYSAHGGEIAIAFLRGGVHIFSGPTFSPVENYQINVGSAIAAPAFSPTSCCSASVWHDAGKDCTMLKIIRVLPPALPRNQSKVDQSTWERAIAERFWWSLLVGVDWWDAVGCTQSAAEDGIVSLNSVIAVMDADFHSLPSTQHRQQYGPNLDRIKCRLLEGTNAQEVRAMVLDMQARLLLDMLGKGIESALVNPSALVFEPWRADGETISGINPEAMAVDPALVSSIQAYVDAVLDLASHFITRLRRYASFCRTLASHAASAGTGSNRNVVTTPTQNASSPATTQGQPTTTTTNSSGSTHMQAWMQGAIAKISSSNDGVSNPTANPISGSANFMPISINTGTFPGTPAVRLIGDCHFLHRLCQLLLFCYFQRLSRFPQRNADVSSQKLQTGATSKLEEVNSAKPTPALNRIEEAQGFRGSQLGAGVKGIDENSARTTKMGSGNAGQGYTFEEVRVLFHILMDLCKRTSGLAHPLPGSQVGSGNIQVRLHYIDGNYTVLPEVVEAALGPHMQNMPRPRGADAAGLLLRELELHPPSEEWHRRNLFGGPGSGPDDMVPTDDASKLSTLDLPDTSFSEVSEGYNRVHSLWPRKRRMSERDAAFGSNTSVGLGAYLGIMGSRRDVVTATWKTGLDGVWYKCIRCLRQTSAFASPGASKQSNPNERETWWTSRWVYCCPMCGGTWVRVV
- the LOC104716336 gene encoding mediator of RNA polymerase II transcription subunit 16 isoform X1 — its product is MNQQQIPEEEVSLGNNNGGDIETPASSKVEEEEVEVEQNQEETVSTDPIEEKSLENPSEAEKEEDSSSNNNMEVDPVSPAIVFCVKLKQPNSNLLHKMSVPELCRNFSAVAWCGKLNAIACASETCARIPSSKANPPFWIPIHIMIPERPTECAVFNVVAESPRDSVQFIEWSPTSCPRALLIANFHGRITIWTQPTQGSANLVHDATSWQCEHEWRQDIAVVTKWLTGASPYRWLSSKPSSGTNAKSTFEEKFLSQNSESSARWPNFLCVCSVFSSGSVQLHWSQWPSNQGGTTPKWFSTKKGLLGAGPSGIMAADAIITDSGAMHVAGVPIVNPSTIVVWEVTPGPGNGLQATPKISTGSRVPPSLSSSSWTGFAPLAAYLFSWQEYLISEIKQGKKHTNQDSSDAILLSCSPVSNFSAYVSPEAAAQSAATTTWGSGVTAVAFDPTRGGSVIAVVIVEGQYMSPYDPDEGPSITGWRVQRWESSVQPVVLHQIFGNPTSNFGGQVPTQTVWVSRVDMSIPPTQDFKNHQVAAAGPSVDAQKEPDSGDYKANKVVFDPFDLPSDIRTLARIVYSAHGGEIAIAFLRGGVHIFSGPTFSPVENYQINVGSAIAAPAFSPTSCCSASVWHDAGKDCTMLKIIRVLPPALPRNQSKVDQSTWERAIAERFWWSLLVGVDWWDAVGCTQSAAEDGIVSLNSVIAVMDADFHSLPSTQHRQQYGPNLDRIKCRLLEGTNAQEVRAMVLDMQARLLLDMLGKGIESALVNPSALVFEPWRADGETISGINPEAMAVDPALVSSIQAYVDAVLDLASHFITRLRRYASFCRTLASHAASAGTGSNRNVVTTPTQNASSPATTQAGQPTTTTTNSSGSTHMQAWMQGAIAKISSSNDGVSNPTANPISGSANFMPISINTGTFPGTPAVRLIGDCHFLHRLCQLLLFCYFQRLSRFPQRNADVSSQKLQTGATSKLEEVNSAKPTPALNRIEEAQGFRGSQLGAGVKGIDENSARTTKMGSGNAGQGYTFEEVRVLFHILMDLCKRTSGLAHPLPGSQVGSGNIQVRLHYIDGNYTVLPEVVEAALGPHMQNMPRPRGADAAGLLLRELELHPPSEEWHRRNLFGGPGSGPDDMVPTDDASKLSTLDLPDTSFSEVSEGYNRVHSLWPRKRRMSERDAAFGSNTSVGLGAYLGIMGSRRDVVTATWKTGLDGVWYKCIRCLRQTSAFASPGASKQSNPNERETWWTSRWVYCCPMCGGTWVRVV